The genomic stretch tttaaaaaggaccaAACACATCATTCTGTAAGAGAGATTTTGAATTCTTCAGTATCTTCTTCAAGAGAGGCTGTTCTAGTCTCCTACAGAAGGAAATACAACAGCTCATGTTCTCCATTACATGAAACACCTTGTGCAACTCTTCTTTTCCTAACCAACtccagagactgcaaaaaaattaaaattaaaccaTGTTATATTCTGCTATGTTGCCATGCAGCTGGAGCTGTCAGCCTGCCATGCTTCTAGATCTGCGACCTGACTCAGGGGTAAGTCAGATGGGTCAAAGTGGCAGGAATTCCTTTCAAGGAGATGAATCCCAGTAAAAATCCTCTTGGCCCATGGGGGATGGGGAATCACGTGCCAGCtctttaattaaaattacagCAAGTCAAATAGCTgatgcttttcccctctcctggtAATGGGGATGCCACATTGTTCACAAGGGTGTTCTGTCGTGCCTCACTGATCAAGCGACAAGCTAAGTCCAGGAAGAGTTTTTCCACATTATCTGATTCTTTTGCAGAGGTTTCCAGATAGTACATGTCTTGCGCTTCGGAAAATTCTGCAGCTCTTTGTTGGGAGACTTCCCTCTTATCAGCTAAATCAATCTTATTACCTGCATCGATAAAAGATTTTAGAAAGGGAATTAATTTGACTTACaagacaaaagaaacagaaatggatCAGCAACGAAGAAGTGTTTGGTACTGTATGTATGTACGGACAGGGCTTTTGATGGGAAATTCTCAGTGCTAGCTCTCCCCTCCAAAGAACAGATTTCCTGATACGTGCAACCAAGTTCATTTAATAGCAGGTCATTTAATGGAATATGCCCTGAGAACATACCAGTCGGTTAGCAAACAGATGCATTAATGCTAAATTAAAGCTAATCAACTGACATTAaaggattttcattttaaaacctatTGAAAATTCTCCTGTTCTTGCTCTAAGGAGCACTTAAAATGTCAATTATAACATGTGGGATGCTAAATGTGatatttttcatgtaattatAAGCTTCAGAACAAGCCTGGCACAGAAGGCTGCTTTcctgttttaattaaatattccTGTGAGTGATTTGGCTGTGAAGCCTGGAATGTGGATGGGCTCAAGGGTGCTCACAGAACAAGGCGGGGAAAGAAATCACCCCTTTCCTTTGGGAGCTCACTTTAGTAGACAGTTGATTAATGCCTCAGGCAAACATCTGCTATGATTATACCCTACTACTCACCACTTCACTTTAAACATGATGTTTTTACCATAAATCAATCTCACAAAAAAGATAAGAGACCAAGACCTGTGATAGCAGGGGACTGTGTCCAGGGACTCAGCAAGTTCAAGAGGCAACTTGCCCAACCTAGTTTCCACCAGCAACtcctctgaggctgctgtgagaatCACTAGGAGGAAAAGCTCTTTCATGCTCTTTCATTGGAAAGTCACACCTTGCTGCCATCCTTTCATCTGAgatatcctttttttcctgctaattaCTTGGACACAGTATATACACCAAAGTTACATTTATAAACAGATTATCACAAGCTGGGTAGGTCATCACTTGTCAATCACTAGCAACCACTTGTTAATGTAAGTGGGCTATGGTTGTTACCATCTGCAAAAGTGTGCGCTGTGGCTATTAGCATTTGTATTTTATGCCATAACTGTTGATAAGAAACTTAATGTTCCGTAAAAATCTATGTATACATCTGTTAGTCATTTATTaattatttctgcattatttGTACAAGTCCCATATTCCTCTTATGCAGTGTAATGAGTTTCTCATATGGAAGTACCTTAAATCCTAATGTTTACGTGCAGTGGGCATGTAAAGctcaaaggatttttaaaaataccataaagatattttaaaattgaaattggTAATAAAGATACTAGATCATCCTGAagaactttattatttttaatggcaaACTATTAATGAGAAAAGGACactgcagttaaaaacaaacaaacaaaaaaaacaccccttTTTGGCTTTTCCAAAGTTATTTTTCTATTCTTCATATATTCTGGGGCCTTTAAAAGTCAAGTTCTGACTGGCAGATTCTGAAAGGAGAGCCCAGCAAAGCACAGGCAGGCACAATACCTTTCCCCTTGCTTTGTAGCAGACAGATGGCATGAGGTCTGTTTTAGCTTGAGTTGAAGCCACTACAGATAATCTGGCTTCCGGTATTTATCTTTAGTTTCATTAAAATCCATGGGAAAAATCTAGTTTTCTAGCTCTGCCCCACCTGTAATGCTAGGATCCACATACCCACTGTGTCCTGCTTCCCAGGTCTTGACCTACTCTGGCCAAGACTCCAGCTGTCCCACAGCTACGGGGTATAACAACCTGCAGGCATCGCCAGCTTCAGCAGATCCCCGTATCTTTGTAGAGATCTGAGCTGGGAGTTGCAAGGGAAAAGGCTCTGTGGTTAGCTTTATTGGTAGCTGTACAACCACCATTTTAGTCCCTAATGGGACCAACCTGTGGGAAGTATCCACCTCTGTGGGCAGAAACCTTAAGTCTGGGAGAAGTCCACCCTTTGAGTAGCAGCTGTTGGTGTCCTGCACATCATCATCAGGGCACTGGGGTTATCCACACCGTCCGAGCCGTGGGTCATCTCACTCAAAGGGACCAGCTGCACCCTATGGCCGTGGGCTCCAACCGGCAACAAGAACTGCTGTATCCACCTGGGAATCCTGCACTGCCGTATCCATTTGGGAATCCTCCACCGCCAGTTAATACAGACGCCGCATTTTCCCCCGCTAACACCTCCACCTGCCTTCGGCTCTCGGCAGGCTCCCAACACGCACAGCTCACGACCTCGCTGCAGAACCACCCTTTGAAGGACGGCTGGCACTTACCGACTAGCACGGTTATGACTTTATTGCTGGCGTACTGCTCTATTTCTCTCAGCCACTCGGGAAGACATCGGAAAGACTCCTCACAGGTTATGTCATAGGTCAGTATTAACGCGTTGGCGCTGCGATAGTAACTCTGTGTTATGGACCGGAATCGCTCTTGTCCTGCCGTGTCCCAGATCTGCAGCTTTTAGCATAAGGAGGGggagcagggaaagaaagaataaatttaaCATTATTTATTTGATGGCAGCACCCTTTTGACCTAAATGCCTTCAGGGTAAAAGCAATGCTGGGAAAGCACTTAGCTCTTCTCCCCTTTGGCTTCCCGTTCCCTCAAcaatttttgtttccatttctgcatTTAGAGATTGAAATGCAAGGCACAGACTCGGTTGGTATTCCACCCGAAATCCCCGGGAAGCTGAGGGTCTGCAAGCTTTCATGTGACTTTTGGCATTTTGCTCGGCTGCGGACAGAGCTGGTTTGCTGGCATGGAATTACaatgcaggagctgcagggagaaaagtcaCTTCTCATGCTCCTTCCCCAGAGGTCCAACAGGTGCTCTGCATTGACAACAGTGTCCATCACAGAAGTGTTAAAAGAGCCTCTCCTCTACCTCCCAAAGTTATTTAGTTATATTGAGATGATGTATCAAAGGGGTGGAAACTGTAGGAGCAAACAGAGAGCTGAGACTTGCAGCTGAACACTGATTCAAGGTTTCTACTACATTTCCCCTACATAACTTGGGACATATCACGTTGACTTTCTTCCCAATATGCAGAAGTGGTTAACACCACCTTATCTATATGAAAGAGGTCATGAGGCTTAACTGATGCTTGCAAAGTTCTCTGGGGCCAGGAAGACAACATATAAGACATTTCCCAGTATGAATCAAATTCCTCTCATTTTTATAATTTGACcatctgatgatttttttccccaatatttcaaaaatgcaaagaagcaaatatccaaaattaaaatattccagCTTCAGAGAGTATTTCTCTGCTCCagctgttattttttaaagtgcCCCTCCCTGGAGTATGTGAAAGGTTGATTTCCAGCCAGAATTTTGTGTACTTTGGGCAGcagaagttaaaatatttgggatttttttcatatgtTGCGCAGCCCATAACAGAGCAAACCTTATTCTTGCTGAGTTTCAAAGCTGAACCACATCAGTTAATCATCATAAATATGTTATTTTGAAAGGAGAGCCCCCAATAAGCAGCTTTCAGACAGAGTATCATTTTGGAAAAGtacatttttgcaaagaaaatagtTTGTGGCTGGTTCACAACTCCAAGGCAACTTGCTGCCTAATCCCTTGGCATAGCTGTGTTTAGATGGCTGAACACAGCATCTGCATTTAAGGTACACAAAACTGTACGTGAAATTCCTTGCACATGAAATTCAGATAGCAGCCAAGTCCTCTTTAAAACAAATCAGCCTTCAAACTCTGGCAGATGGGAAAAAACATagataatttttttgttgttcatctgtttctcaggaaaaaaatctattgatCGGTCTACTGGTTAACACGAGTTTATAAATGCTTTGCATTTATTCAGAAGATCTCTGAAGCGATAAGGACTTCTGATGTGGCTATGTTCTTCCACTGCTTTAATACAACAGATTTTGAAATCAAAATGGACTGCACCAGGCTGCTCTGGGGGAGAAGGTCCTGTTATCGACTATTGCTCTGAATCTACCTGCTAGGCAAGTACCAACATTAGAAGAAAAGCCCTAGAACTTAAAACCACCGATAAAATCGACTTTGAGACAAAATGCATGTCTTGCACTTTACCCCACTGATCAATTTATTTCTGCCAAGTGAAAGATTTGACAGCAGCTATTTCACTCGTTTTGTTTTCTCAGAGCTACCAAAGGCTGGTGCCTGAGTCAGCCTGCAGAAATCAAAGTTATTTGGATGTTAATTTTCTGGAAGCCAGATGATGCTTCTCCATCTCCCAACACTTGCATACATGTTTAGATTTATGCATATGAATATTTCTGCACGCACAGTAAGATAGCAGATGCATATAGCACAGCCTTATGTTTGCAGCACTGGGGACGTTTATCTCTGACCAGCATTACAATTGCCATCTACTTGGCTCGAATATGTGCAGCCTCTTAGACAGTACATATGCTGGGCATATTTTTGGATCTGTTACAAAAGATCAGACTGATCAAACACTCTTCTAAACCACACAGGGCTGTCTCACACACTTCACGACATTGTATGTAAAGAACACGAAGGGAAGCAGACGCtcgctttttctttttacagttggTCTGTCATTGAGCCTTAGTAGCTATTCTCACATCCAAAATGGCTTGCATAGTCCTTGTGCTAGCAAATCCCTCTCCGCTGACTTTGGAAAGCAATTCTGAAAGCTAGAAAGTAATCTTCCCAGAAAtctgtctcttctttttaaattttaaaacctttttggTAAATAGTGCTGCTCTCTAATCCTGGATCCCGATAGATGTGCAGGAGACGCTGCCTGGAGCAGAAGCGGAGTCACAGCTTGGGCACTGTTAAATGCGCTAACAGCCACAAAGCGCTCAGTTTGAGGGGGATGTCGGTGTTATTGCTCTGTGCTCCGAGTCATACTGCTTTTCCCACTAATCCATCAAGTGTTTATTCCTATTAGCACCATTTATTCAAGAAGTTTCAGATCACTGCCTGTTTGCACTCATGCGAGAGGTGGAAAGAAACCATTTTGGCTTTCAGACTTTGGAAGCATTGTTCAAATGGGTAAATTTACAGGATTAAGTTTCTTCACGCACCAGTTCATTAGCTGAATTCTGGTGACTTCAACTTACTTCTCTGATGGAAGCGGGAGGCCTTTGACTTAACAACCACTCCTATTTGCTATACGAATATTCACCAGCTAGCACTTGCCAGCTGCTCTGTTAAACACAATCTAGCCCcagcatggtttaaaaaaaaagttgctctgATGGTTACTTGTGCATTTATCAGATGTTTTGAGGGCAACAAGGATTTATAACACAAACAAGTCCGCGCTCAGCTTGCACAGACTCCTTGTGCAGTCCCTGTCTCCGCGTTACCCATGTTGGCATAACTGTGCTCACAACCTTCCTTCCATTAAAGAGCTTGCACCCTCTGGCCAAACCAGTGCTAAAAGGATTATGTCACAGGTACAAGTCAAACGCAGACAAGTCCTTGCTGAGGGTAACTCTACTTAACTTCAACTGTCTAAAAAAACCTAAATCTCAAATATAAGCTGAGTTATTGGGGATCCATCTGTATTTGTCAGGCTAGCACTGCTTTCCTGCCTGCTGCTCTATCCCACTTGCAAAGCAATGGGCAGCACATTAACTCGGTCCGTATCCTTATGCAGGTATTGAAACCTCCTGTCCTTCACCTGGTTAAACTGTTCAGTCTTTTGGTTGAGGACTATCACTTGCCATAGGCTTCTACAGCTCCTCACACAGCAGAGTGGGAGCCTGCAGACATCATCACGGCTTTTCCAACCTGTCCTAAACTTATGAACACGACACTTGATTTTCTCCTCAAAAACTCTGCACTGAAAAATGGGTggaggattaaaaagaaaaacaggactgAAAATCTGCACAAGCCCACTGTTTCCATTCCACCACCTGCATGAGCTTAAAAATGGGTCCAGATCTCATATCCAGTCACTGCCACACTGCTGTAGGTTCTTCCACTTGCTCACTATTAGATTTGGTGTAGGTAGCAAAGAGAAAATAGCTGTTTTCACTTCTATACCCTTGGAGTTAACACAGGCAGAGTAATTCCAAGAGTAGCCCAGGGACCCTGGACACCTCCTTGATACCAGAAGCTCAGAAAATCATACTCTTCTCCCACTTCCTGAACACCACACTAGCTGTGACTAAACCTTTACTAATGAATTAAGCAGTGCCAGACAACATCTCTGGGCACTGGCACCCAATCATATATCCCATTAAATTGTTAGACTGAGCTCTGGCATGTTTTGACCTCGGTCAACTAGCTTTCTGCCGAATGATATCCAGGTTCAGTTCACGAATTAGCACATGACAAGGGCAGTTTCCAGCAGGCAGTTTGGATAGGACCATCCTATTTTGGAGGGCAAAAGGGCTAATAATGAGGACATGGGTCATTGTTGCCTTTATCCCTTAGGCCTATTCACTTCAGGGCCGGTATTGCGACAGTCTCAACTTCTCCCAAACTCGTAACTCAGCAGAAGTGGATGACGAGCCTTTGCTTTGCAGAACCCTGCCCCCGCCAAGCCCAGAAATCTGCTCTGCCCTCCTCCAGTAATCTCAGGAGCTCAGCAGGAGGAAACCTTCACTGAGCACATCCCAGGGGGGATGTAACAGATTTCAGCTTACCAGAAATGCAATAAATGGATATTGCATTGAAATGGTTCTTTGCACTTCCATAACCCCAGCCAGGCAAGATCTTGGTGCCTTATAAACCAGAACAGAGTTTTGCAGAacctcttctttttattttctcctgtagAGGAGGCTCACTATTATAATCATGATGGTAATTGGGAAGGGGGGCACAGAGATTAAGTGTGATGCTCAGCATCTTCTGAGCCGTGATGCAGAACCTCACACACCAGCATGTATCCATGGGCCTTCTAGCAGCAGGACGGCTACTTTCAGAGAGAGACCTGAACTATCATACTGCTATCTGAGTTTAAGCTGAGAATCAGCAAGCTCCTACCTTTACTTTTTCACCATTAATCTCCACGGTTTTAATCATAAAGTCAACCCCAATCGTGGCTCCTTGACCTGGTGGGAAAAGCCCCtggaagaaaagaacagtttCATTAAGCAAGTTCTGTAGCAGCACAAAAATTTCTCTGGGTACCAATCCTCACCCTTTTCTATCCTCAGTACTACTGCACCCATGTCTCCTTCCCCAGATACTTCTTTCCAATCACGTTTAGACAGCTCTAAATGAACAGCACTAAAAGGTGCAACTGGTTGTTGCGTTGCCCCAGGCATGGGGGGCCTGGGGTCTGGCGAGGCTCTGCACGCTGATCCGGCCCTGACTACACTGAAAATCCAGTGCAGGAGACAGCAAAATCCACTTCTGCCTCTTGTGGGGAATAAAACAGACATTTCCCACAGTGCAAAGGTTAGCATAATTCAACCCCACAATGTTTTCTCTGCTTACACATCCCTAATCCTGTCGCAAGTAACTCACTTGAGAGGTAGGAAagcaagggagaagaaaaagaggacaAATAAAGcgaaaaatagaaggaaaagccCTTCTACTTCTGTACaggctgctgctcttggcagccTCTCTGATCCGATTTTGCAACTCCTTTAAAGAGGTGGGAGCAAAAGTGCAAGGAGGCAGGATTAGATGAGATGACTTTGTTCCTGCAACCTCACGTCTTCCCCTCCACCATGCCGCAGGAGTGCCAAAAGGTGTTTCTGCCAGGTCCCGCTCGACAGGCTCACATCCCTGCACAGCAGCTCGAGAAAAAACACAGAGCGAGCCGCTATCGGCACTGCAGCGATGCCGAGA from Dromaius novaehollandiae isolate bDroNov1 chromosome 1, bDroNov1.hap1, whole genome shotgun sequence encodes the following:
- the RAB30 gene encoding ras-related protein Rab-30 encodes the protein MSMEDYDFLFKIVLIGNAGVGKTCLVRRFTQGLFPPGQGATIGVDFMIKTVEINGEKVKLQIWDTAGQERFRSITQSYYRSANALILTYDITCEESFRCLPEWLREIEQYASNKVITVLVGNKIDLADKREVSQQRAAEFSEAQDMYYLETSAKESDNVEKLFLDLACRLISEARQNTLVNNVASPLPGEGKSISYLTCCNFN